From the genome of Desmospora profundinema, one region includes:
- a CDS encoding YtxH domain-containing protein, with translation MSENKGMNGKDLFIGAVIGGVIGATAALLLAPKSGRETREDLSRSLETAKGVMLEKTDQLNQRAHDVKDTATDKWIEIRDTASSTVKEVASTVEDWKDTANRKWSEVRDQAGDRVEEAAVITSDKVEEVASKTSEKVEELGEEVSDQLKS, from the coding sequence ATGAGTGAAAACAAGGGCATGAATGGAAAGGATTTGTTTATCGGCGCGGTGATTGGGGGCGTCATCGGTGCGACGGCGGCTCTTTTGTTGGCTCCGAAATCGGGACGGGAGACCCGGGAAGATCTGAGCAGGAGCCTGGAGACCGCTAAGGGAGTGATGTTGGAGAAGACCGATCAATTGAACCAGCGCGCTCACGACGTGAAAGATACGGCTACCGACAAGTGGATTGAAATCCGTGACACGGCATCTTCCACTGTGAAAGAAGTGGCTTCCACTGTGGAAGATTGGAAAGACACCGCCAACCGCAAATGGTCGGAAGTCCGTGATCAAGCAGGTGACCGAGTGGAGGAAGCGGCAGTGATAACCAGCGACAAAGTGGAAGAAGTCGCCTCCAAAACGAGCGAGAAAGTGGAAGAACTGGGTGAAGAAGTATCGGACCAATTAAAGTCTTGA
- a CDS encoding RNA polymerase sigma factor, with protein sequence MNGEESSRKSMTDEFLERLQEHRRYLYHIAYRLTGNTEDAKDLTQETLWQAHRKSNKYVYEKSLKAWLRTMMTNRFRDQKRKKSLKLVALEDAFIQSEPPHSVDRLSVEEQVEQRLMLERVKDEIQELPEIYRRVVVLRHFRGYSYTEISEALDIPEGTVKTQLFRARKMLKERLSKK encoded by the coding sequence ATGAATGGGGAAGAATCATCGAGAAAGTCGATGACGGATGAATTTTTGGAACGGCTTCAGGAGCACCGACGCTACCTGTATCATATTGCATACCGCTTGACGGGAAACACCGAGGATGCCAAGGACTTAACCCAAGAGACGCTGTGGCAGGCTCATCGCAAGTCCAATAAGTATGTATACGAAAAATCGCTGAAAGCATGGCTGAGGACGATGATGACCAATCGCTTCCGCGATCAAAAAAGGAAAAAAAGCTTGAAACTGGTGGCCCTGGAAGATGCGTTTATACAATCAGAGCCCCCTCACTCCGTTGACCGCTTGTCCGTGGAGGAACAGGTGGAACAGCGATTGATGCTGGAACGAGTGAAGGACGAAATACAAGAACTGCCCGAAATCTATCGGAGGGTGGTTGTGTTGCGGCATTTCCGGGGATACTCCTATACCGAGATCAGTGAAGCTCTGGACATTCCAGAAGGAACCGTGAAAACACAATTGTTTCGAGCCCGGAAGATGCTGAAGGAGCGACTCTCCAAAAAGTAA
- a CDS encoding DUF948 domain-containing protein, translating to MILQISAAVAAVAFVVLAVYLILALRKLTDTLTSVDSTLREMKPRLEEVADESSRTLKEARHLLEDARLKSEQTDAFFQAVNGMGNSLQELSTSITRTASVQKERLANVTAVASVVMDLWKKWRSEKGSDDRKPKRVN from the coding sequence TTGATCCTGCAAATCAGCGCCGCCGTTGCTGCGGTCGCTTTCGTGGTATTGGCAGTCTATTTGATTCTGGCACTTCGTAAACTGACGGACACCTTAACATCGGTGGACTCCACCCTGCGGGAGATGAAACCCCGTCTGGAGGAAGTGGCCGATGAATCCAGCCGCACTTTAAAAGAGGCCCGTCACTTATTGGAGGATGCTCGTTTAAAAAGCGAACAGACCGATGCGTTCTTTCAGGCTGTAAACGGAATGGGGAACAGTCTGCAGGAGTTATCCACCAGCATCACCCGAACTGCATCGGTTCAAAAAGAGCGATTGGCCAACGTGACCGCGGTCGCTTCTGTTGTGATGGATCTATGGAAAAAATGGCGATCGGAAAAAGGATCGGATGACCGTAAGCCGAAAAGAGTAAATTAA
- a CDS encoding anti-sigma factor family protein, translated as MSCKDMDRLIQLYLDQEIDEAELTCLREHIKTCDSCRQSLQEMMALVQTLEEIRGHQEGSRISAINQMIKWMAVATSVVFIILFVPPLKNHDQMGPDVAGTSPEPVATQEAEELPVESEVMVLATGSESLPIPDNDYIRVIRPQDDEEEKMADHEFQADTAWVYPSAIPFVLQGKMDWHKELKRFVFVGVPDSDTLQTLLAAMGLSFDTRDGNMIEDPSFPTSVILTTGNDPHLETFTFPENEGNISRWFDKLAATPALP; from the coding sequence ATGTCTTGCAAGGATATGGATCGGCTGATCCAACTCTACCTCGATCAAGAGATAGACGAGGCGGAACTTACGTGTCTGCGGGAACATATCAAAACCTGTGATTCGTGTCGGCAGAGTTTGCAGGAAATGATGGCCTTGGTGCAAACGTTGGAAGAGATTCGCGGACATCAGGAGGGTTCCCGGATTTCCGCAATCAACCAGATGATCAAATGGATGGCGGTTGCCACCTCCGTCGTGTTTATCATCCTATTTGTTCCACCCCTGAAAAATCACGACCAGATGGGTCCCGACGTTGCCGGTACTTCTCCGGAGCCGGTTGCCACCCAAGAAGCGGAGGAGCTGCCCGTTGAATCCGAGGTGATGGTGTTGGCCACCGGATCGGAGAGCCTGCCCATCCCCGACAACGACTATATCCGAGTCATCCGTCCCCAGGACGATGAGGAGGAGAAAATGGCGGATCATGAGTTCCAAGCAGATACCGCTTGGGTCTATCCCAGTGCCATTCCGTTTGTATTGCAGGGTAAAATGGATTGGCACAAAGAATTGAAACGCTTTGTCTTTGTCGGTGTGCCGGATTCCGACACATTGCAAACGCTGTTGGCCGCTATGGGACTTTCTTTCGATACCCGGGACGGCAATATGATCGAAGACCCTTCGTTTCCTACTTCCGTCATCTTGACGACAGGGAATGACCCGCACCTGGAGACATTCACTTTTCCTGAAAACGAGGGGAACATCTCTCGCTGGTTTGACAAGTTAGCCGCTACGCCCGCCTTGCCTTAA
- a CDS encoding EamA family transporter — MYMSRELVFALLAAFCFGVAPIFEKLGLVRTEPAMALFLRAGVTTLLVVLYWMVFPQSSGWSIPDGRSLLYVLLGGVFGVLFAQYFYFKALEIGDVGRVMPVVGSFPVLAFLLSVFIFGETVTLAKVCGIVLVVAGVFLLGE; from the coding sequence ATGTACATGAGCCGGGAATTGGTTTTTGCTTTGCTGGCGGCATTTTGCTTTGGAGTGGCTCCTATTTTTGAAAAGTTGGGATTGGTTCGAACGGAACCGGCAATGGCGTTATTTTTGCGGGCGGGGGTGACCACACTTTTGGTTGTCCTCTATTGGATGGTGTTCCCCCAGTCGAGCGGGTGGTCGATCCCGGATGGCCGCTCTCTGTTATACGTTCTATTGGGTGGAGTTTTTGGCGTTCTCTTTGCTCAATATTTTTACTTTAAAGCGTTGGAGATTGGCGATGTGGGTCGGGTAATGCCGGTTGTGGGCAGTTTTCCCGTATTGGCTTTTCTACTATCCGTTTTCATTTTCGGGGAGACAGTCACATTGGCTAAAGTGTGCGGAATCGTGCTGGTGGTGGCGGGTGTTTTTCTCCTCGGTGAATAA